One Camelina sativa cultivar DH55 chromosome 3, Cs, whole genome shotgun sequence genomic window carries:
- the LOC104777572 gene encoding jacalin-related lectin 39-like isoform X1 encodes MAYRHERYSSSFVAQNGTEWDDGAYVKVTKIKASHDGCGITLVQFHYLDGTGTLVEGPVHGTEPFQFDGDYGRVPQPDPVSDEFLLAEEEYIHTVVAYSQYCVRKIEFETNKRIIAFGVEPYDPEYLNRIEARDIEIYELQATYGDIDKRPIVGFHGKSGIHYLHELGVYLRPHQY; translated from the exons ATGGCATATCGTCATGAACGATATAGTTCGAGCTTTGTTGCTCAGAATGGAACCGAGTGGGACGATGGGGCCTACGTAAAGGTTACGAAGATAAAAGCAAGTCACGATGGCTGTGGTATCACCTTGGTTCAGTTTCACTATCTCGACGGCACGGGGACTCTTGTAGAAGGTCCTGTTCACGGGACGGAGCCTTTTCAATTTGATGGAGATTACGGGAGGGTTCCACAACCGGATCCCGTAAGCGATGAG tttttGCTGGCTGAAGAGGAATACATCCACACCGTGGTAGCATATAGCCAATATTGTGTGAGGAAGATTGAGTTTGAGACGAACAAGCGAATCATTGCGTTCGGAGTCGAACCATACGACCCAGAATACCTTAACCGAATCGAGGCACGCGACATAGAAATATACGAACTACAGGCCACATATGGCGATATAGACAAACGCCCGATCGTCGGCTTCCATGGCAAATCTGGGATTCATTACCTTCATGAACTCGGTGTCTACCTTCGTCctcatcaatattaa
- the LOC104777572 gene encoding jacalin-related lectin 39-like isoform X2: MAYRHERYSSSFVAQNGTEWDDGAYVKVTKIKASHDGCGITLVQFHYLDGTGTLVEGPVHGTEPFQFDGDYGRVPQPDPFLLAEEEYIHTVVAYSQYCVRKIEFETNKRIIAFGVEPYDPEYLNRIEARDIEIYELQATYGDIDKRPIVGFHGKSGIHYLHELGVYLRPHQY, translated from the exons ATGGCATATCGTCATGAACGATATAGTTCGAGCTTTGTTGCTCAGAATGGAACCGAGTGGGACGATGGGGCCTACGTAAAGGTTACGAAGATAAAAGCAAGTCACGATGGCTGTGGTATCACCTTGGTTCAGTTTCACTATCTCGACGGCACGGGGACTCTTGTAGAAGGTCCTGTTCACGGGACGGAGCCTTTTCAATTTGATGGAGATTACGGGAGGGTTCCACAACCGGATCCC tttttGCTGGCTGAAGAGGAATACATCCACACCGTGGTAGCATATAGCCAATATTGTGTGAGGAAGATTGAGTTTGAGACGAACAAGCGAATCATTGCGTTCGGAGTCGAACCATACGACCCAGAATACCTTAACCGAATCGAGGCACGCGACATAGAAATATACGAACTACAGGCCACATATGGCGATATAGACAAACGCCCGATCGTCGGCTTCCATGGCAAATCTGGGATTCATTACCTTCATGAACTCGGTGTCTACCTTCGTCctcatcaatattaa